In Cervus elaphus chromosome 5, mCerEla1.1, whole genome shotgun sequence, the following proteins share a genomic window:
- the ZNF26 gene encoding zinc finger protein 26 isoform X1 — protein sequence MHQLPATVPSRGPVSLSGGLLSFTDISMQFSWEEWQLLDSVQKHLYRDVTLENYSNLVAIGYHGNKPDLIFKLEQGKEPWIINSKVSHQSCPDGWEEWYQKNHDELESVERSYACNAFGKLHLSKSHISSRQRFLKYNTHGRSLTQNLTSATSCLRKNADQFHGYEESYFIKHQRTHSIEKNCICNECGKAFRCKSQLIVHLRIHTGERPYECTKCERAFSAKSNLNAHQRVHTGEKPYSCIECGKVFSFRSQLIVHQEIHTGGKPYGCSECGKAYSWKSQLILHQRSHTGVKPYECSECGKAFSLKSPFVVHQRTHTGVKPHKCSECGKAFRSKSYLLVHIRMHTGEKPYQCSDCGKAFNMKTQLVVHQGIHTGNNPYQCSECGKAFGRKEQLTAHLRAHAGEKPYGCSECGKAFSSKSYLVIHRRTHTGERPYECSFCERAFCGKSQLIIHQRTHSTEKPYECSECEKAYPRKASLQIHQKTHSGEKPFKCSECGKAFTQKSSLSEHQRVHTGEKPWKCSECGKSFCWNSGLRIHRKTHK from the exons atgcaccagctcccagccactgtgccttcTAGGGGACCTGTTTCCCTGTCCGGG GGGTTGTTGTCATTCACGGATATATCTATGCAGTTCAGCTGGGAAGAGTGGCAGCTGCTGGATTCTGTGCAGAAACACCTGTACCGGGATGTGACTCTGGAAAACTATAGTAACCTGGTGGCTATAG GGTATCATGGTAACAAACCTGATTTAATCTTCAAGTTGGAGCAAGGAAAAGAGCCATGGATCATAAACTCGAAAGTTTCCCATCAGAGCTGTCCAG atggTTGGGAAGAATGGTACCAGAAAAATCATGATGAACTTGAAAGTGTTGAGAGAAGCTATGCTTGTAATGCATTTGGAAAACTTCATCTGAGCAAAAGCCACATTTCTTCAAGACAAAGATTCCTTAAATATAACACACATGGAAGAAGTTTGACACAAAATTTAACTTCAGCCACAAGCTGCCTAAGAAAGAATGCTGATCAGTTTCATGGGTATGAAGAATCATATTTTATTAAGCATCAAAGAACTCATAGTATAGAAAAAAACTGTATatgtaatgaatgtgggaaagcttTTCGTTGTAAATCACAGCTCATTGTACATCTCAGAATTCATACAGGAGAGAGACCATACGAGTGTACTAAATGTGAAAGAGCCTTCAGTGCCAAGTCAAACCTCAATGCTCATCAGAGAGTCCATACAGGAGAAAAGCCCTACTCCTGTATTGAGTGTGGGAAAGTCTTTTCTTTCAGGTCACAACTCATTGTCCACCAGGAAATTCACACAGGAGGGAAACCTTACGgttgcagtgaatgtgggaaagcctacAGCTGGAAATCACAACTGATTTTACACCAGAGAAGCCATACAGGAGTGAAACCATAtgaatgcagtgaatgtgggaaagcctttagtTTGAAGTCACCATTCGTTGTGCACCAGAGAACTCATACAGGAGTGAAACCCCATaaatgcagtgaatgtgggaaagcctttaggAGTAAGTCATACCTCCTTGTTCACATTAGGATGCACACAGGAGAAAAACCCTATCAATGCAGTGACTGTGGCAAAGCCTTCAATATGAAGACACAACTTGTTGTGCATCAGGGAATTCATACAGGAAATAATCCTTATcaatgcagtgaatgtgggaaagcctttggCAGGAAGGAACAGCTCACTGCACATCTGAGAGCGCATGCAGGAGAGAAACCTTATGGATGCAGTGAGTGCGGGAAGGCTTTCAGCAGCAAATCATACCTCGTTATACACAGGAGAACACACACAGGAGAAAGACCCTATGAATGTAGTTTTTGTGAAAGAGCCTTTTGTGGGAAATCACAGCTAATTATACATCAAAGAACTCACTCAACAGAGAAGCCCTATGAATGCAGCGAATGTGAAAAAGCCTATCCCAGGAAGGCATCACTTCAGATACACCAGAAAACTCATTCAGGAGAAAAGCCGTTTAAATGCAGTGAGTGTGGGAAAGCATTCACTCAGAAGTCATCTCTCAGTGAACATCAAAGAgttcatacaggagagaaaccatGGAAATGCTCTGAGTGTGGGAAATCCTTCTGTTGGAATTCAGGGCTTCGTATACATCGAAAAACTCACAAGTGA
- the ZNF26 gene encoding zinc finger protein 26 isoform X2, with protein MATGFPTASCSGLLSFTDISMQFSWEEWQLLDSVQKHLYRDVTLENYSNLVAIGYHGNKPDLIFKLEQGKEPWIINSKVSHQSCPDGWEEWYQKNHDELESVERSYACNAFGKLHLSKSHISSRQRFLKYNTHGRSLTQNLTSATSCLRKNADQFHGYEESYFIKHQRTHSIEKNCICNECGKAFRCKSQLIVHLRIHTGERPYECTKCERAFSAKSNLNAHQRVHTGEKPYSCIECGKVFSFRSQLIVHQEIHTGGKPYGCSECGKAYSWKSQLILHQRSHTGVKPYECSECGKAFSLKSPFVVHQRTHTGVKPHKCSECGKAFRSKSYLLVHIRMHTGEKPYQCSDCGKAFNMKTQLVVHQGIHTGNNPYQCSECGKAFGRKEQLTAHLRAHAGEKPYGCSECGKAFSSKSYLVIHRRTHTGERPYECSFCERAFCGKSQLIIHQRTHSTEKPYECSECEKAYPRKASLQIHQKTHSGEKPFKCSECGKAFTQKSSLSEHQRVHTGEKPWKCSECGKSFCWNSGLRIHRKTHK; from the exons GGGTTGTTGTCATTCACGGATATATCTATGCAGTTCAGCTGGGAAGAGTGGCAGCTGCTGGATTCTGTGCAGAAACACCTGTACCGGGATGTGACTCTGGAAAACTATAGTAACCTGGTGGCTATAG GGTATCATGGTAACAAACCTGATTTAATCTTCAAGTTGGAGCAAGGAAAAGAGCCATGGATCATAAACTCGAAAGTTTCCCATCAGAGCTGTCCAG atggTTGGGAAGAATGGTACCAGAAAAATCATGATGAACTTGAAAGTGTTGAGAGAAGCTATGCTTGTAATGCATTTGGAAAACTTCATCTGAGCAAAAGCCACATTTCTTCAAGACAAAGATTCCTTAAATATAACACACATGGAAGAAGTTTGACACAAAATTTAACTTCAGCCACAAGCTGCCTAAGAAAGAATGCTGATCAGTTTCATGGGTATGAAGAATCATATTTTATTAAGCATCAAAGAACTCATAGTATAGAAAAAAACTGTATatgtaatgaatgtgggaaagcttTTCGTTGTAAATCACAGCTCATTGTACATCTCAGAATTCATACAGGAGAGAGACCATACGAGTGTACTAAATGTGAAAGAGCCTTCAGTGCCAAGTCAAACCTCAATGCTCATCAGAGAGTCCATACAGGAGAAAAGCCCTACTCCTGTATTGAGTGTGGGAAAGTCTTTTCTTTCAGGTCACAACTCATTGTCCACCAGGAAATTCACACAGGAGGGAAACCTTACGgttgcagtgaatgtgggaaagcctacAGCTGGAAATCACAACTGATTTTACACCAGAGAAGCCATACAGGAGTGAAACCATAtgaatgcagtgaatgtgggaaagcctttagtTTGAAGTCACCATTCGTTGTGCACCAGAGAACTCATACAGGAGTGAAACCCCATaaatgcagtgaatgtgggaaagcctttaggAGTAAGTCATACCTCCTTGTTCACATTAGGATGCACACAGGAGAAAAACCCTATCAATGCAGTGACTGTGGCAAAGCCTTCAATATGAAGACACAACTTGTTGTGCATCAGGGAATTCATACAGGAAATAATCCTTATcaatgcagtgaatgtgggaaagcctttggCAGGAAGGAACAGCTCACTGCACATCTGAGAGCGCATGCAGGAGAGAAACCTTATGGATGCAGTGAGTGCGGGAAGGCTTTCAGCAGCAAATCATACCTCGTTATACACAGGAGAACACACACAGGAGAAAGACCCTATGAATGTAGTTTTTGTGAAAGAGCCTTTTGTGGGAAATCACAGCTAATTATACATCAAAGAACTCACTCAACAGAGAAGCCCTATGAATGCAGCGAATGTGAAAAAGCCTATCCCAGGAAGGCATCACTTCAGATACACCAGAAAACTCATTCAGGAGAAAAGCCGTTTAAATGCAGTGAGTGTGGGAAAGCATTCACTCAGAAGTCATCTCTCAGTGAACATCAAAGAgttcatacaggagagaaaccatGGAAATGCTCTGAGTGTGGGAAATCCTTCTGTTGGAATTCAGGGCTTCGTATACATCGAAAAACTCACAAGTGA
- the ZNF26 gene encoding zinc finger protein 26 isoform X3 produces MQFSWEEWQLLDSVQKHLYRDVTLENYSNLVAIGYHGNKPDLIFKLEQGKEPWIINSKVSHQSCPDGWEEWYQKNHDELESVERSYACNAFGKLHLSKSHISSRQRFLKYNTHGRSLTQNLTSATSCLRKNADQFHGYEESYFIKHQRTHSIEKNCICNECGKAFRCKSQLIVHLRIHTGERPYECTKCERAFSAKSNLNAHQRVHTGEKPYSCIECGKVFSFRSQLIVHQEIHTGGKPYGCSECGKAYSWKSQLILHQRSHTGVKPYECSECGKAFSLKSPFVVHQRTHTGVKPHKCSECGKAFRSKSYLLVHIRMHTGEKPYQCSDCGKAFNMKTQLVVHQGIHTGNNPYQCSECGKAFGRKEQLTAHLRAHAGEKPYGCSECGKAFSSKSYLVIHRRTHTGERPYECSFCERAFCGKSQLIIHQRTHSTEKPYECSECEKAYPRKASLQIHQKTHSGEKPFKCSECGKAFTQKSSLSEHQRVHTGEKPWKCSECGKSFCWNSGLRIHRKTHK; encoded by the exons ATGCAGTTCAGCTGGGAAGAGTGGCAGCTGCTGGATTCTGTGCAGAAACACCTGTACCGGGATGTGACTCTGGAAAACTATAGTAACCTGGTGGCTATAG GGTATCATGGTAACAAACCTGATTTAATCTTCAAGTTGGAGCAAGGAAAAGAGCCATGGATCATAAACTCGAAAGTTTCCCATCAGAGCTGTCCAG atggTTGGGAAGAATGGTACCAGAAAAATCATGATGAACTTGAAAGTGTTGAGAGAAGCTATGCTTGTAATGCATTTGGAAAACTTCATCTGAGCAAAAGCCACATTTCTTCAAGACAAAGATTCCTTAAATATAACACACATGGAAGAAGTTTGACACAAAATTTAACTTCAGCCACAAGCTGCCTAAGAAAGAATGCTGATCAGTTTCATGGGTATGAAGAATCATATTTTATTAAGCATCAAAGAACTCATAGTATAGAAAAAAACTGTATatgtaatgaatgtgggaaagcttTTCGTTGTAAATCACAGCTCATTGTACATCTCAGAATTCATACAGGAGAGAGACCATACGAGTGTACTAAATGTGAAAGAGCCTTCAGTGCCAAGTCAAACCTCAATGCTCATCAGAGAGTCCATACAGGAGAAAAGCCCTACTCCTGTATTGAGTGTGGGAAAGTCTTTTCTTTCAGGTCACAACTCATTGTCCACCAGGAAATTCACACAGGAGGGAAACCTTACGgttgcagtgaatgtgggaaagcctacAGCTGGAAATCACAACTGATTTTACACCAGAGAAGCCATACAGGAGTGAAACCATAtgaatgcagtgaatgtgggaaagcctttagtTTGAAGTCACCATTCGTTGTGCACCAGAGAACTCATACAGGAGTGAAACCCCATaaatgcagtgaatgtgggaaagcctttaggAGTAAGTCATACCTCCTTGTTCACATTAGGATGCACACAGGAGAAAAACCCTATCAATGCAGTGACTGTGGCAAAGCCTTCAATATGAAGACACAACTTGTTGTGCATCAGGGAATTCATACAGGAAATAATCCTTATcaatgcagtgaatgtgggaaagcctttggCAGGAAGGAACAGCTCACTGCACATCTGAGAGCGCATGCAGGAGAGAAACCTTATGGATGCAGTGAGTGCGGGAAGGCTTTCAGCAGCAAATCATACCTCGTTATACACAGGAGAACACACACAGGAGAAAGACCCTATGAATGTAGTTTTTGTGAAAGAGCCTTTTGTGGGAAATCACAGCTAATTATACATCAAAGAACTCACTCAACAGAGAAGCCCTATGAATGCAGCGAATGTGAAAAAGCCTATCCCAGGAAGGCATCACTTCAGATACACCAGAAAACTCATTCAGGAGAAAAGCCGTTTAAATGCAGTGAGTGTGGGAAAGCATTCACTCAGAAGTCATCTCTCAGTGAACATCAAAGAgttcatacaggagagaaaccatGGAAATGCTCTGAGTGTGGGAAATCCTTCTGTTGGAATTCAGGGCTTCGTATACATCGAAAAACTCACAAGTGA